A single genomic interval of uncultured Pseudodesulfovibrio sp. harbors:
- a CDS encoding IS3 family transposase (programmed frameshift), producing MSKKRRRFTAEFKARVALDALSSEHTLSELASKYGVHTNQISQWKKQAKEQIVAGFSGKAQKSQQSDEVHIKELHAKIGQLTIEKDFLNKLRQNLSCERRRDVVDKEHPQLSVRRQCRILKLHSSTYYYQPIGESPYNLELMQRIDELFMELPFFGSRQMRNILRDEGHWVGRGRVRRLMRKMGLMAVYQKPRTSQPHPQHKIYPYLLRHLAITKPNQVWCADITYIPMKRGFLYLVAIMDWHSRAVLSWRLSNTMDADFCVAALEDAINRYGVPEIFNTDQGSQFTSYEFTKTLRDAGIRISMDGRGRWMDNVMIERLWKSLKYECVYLRELETGSDLRSALAWWFNFYNNRRPHKSFDGRKPMEIYQSGPTPEGVPPLGWTHKAA from the exons ATGTCCAAGAAGAGAAGAAGATTTACTGCTGAATTTAAAGCCCGTGTCGCCCTGGATGCATTGTCCAGTGAACATACTCTTTCCGAACTGGCCAGCAAGTATGGCGTCCACACCAATCAAATTTCTCAGTGGAAGAAACAAGCCAAAGAGCAAATCGTTGCCGGTTTTTCCGGCAAGGCTCAAAAGAGCCAGCAAAGCGATGAAGTGCATATCAAAGAGCTTCACGCCAAGATCGGCCAACTCACGATCGAGAAGGATTTTTTG AACAAGCTTCGCCAAAATTTGAGCTGTGAGCGAAGGCGTGATGTCGTCGACAAAGAGCATCCGCAGCTCAGCGTTCGGCGACAATGCAGAATCCTTAAGCTGCATAGCTCAACATACTACTATCAGCCAATCGGCGAATCTCCATACAACTTGGAACTGATGCAACGCATCGATGAGTTGTTCATGGAGTTGCCGTTCTTTGGATCTCGGCAGATGCGCAACATCCTACGAGATGAAGGGCATTGGGTTGGCCGTGGGCGCGTGAGAAGACTTATGCGCAAGATGGGCTTAATGGCAGTTTACCAAAAGCCAAGAACAAGTCAGCCACACCCACAGCACAAGATATACCCGTATTTGTTGCGACATTTGGCGATCACGAAGCCAAATCAAGTTTGGTGTGCCGATATTACGTACATTCCCATGAAACGAGGCTTCTTGTATCTCGTAGCGATCATGGATTGGCATAGCCGTGCAGTCTTGTCGTGGCGCTTATCAAATACGATGGACGCTGACTTTTGCGTTGCAGCCTTGGAGGACGCGATTAACCGTTATGGCGTTCCTGAGATCTTCAACACGGATCAGGGTAGCCAATTTACCAGCTACGAGTTCACGAAGACCCTGAGGGATGCTGGTATCCGTATCTCAATGGATGGCCGGGGGCGTTGGATGGACAATGTCATGATCGAACGACTCTGGAAGTCGTTGAAATACGAATGTGTTTATTTGCGGGAATTGGAGACTGGAAGTGATCTACGCAGTGCTTTGGCCTGGTGGTTCAATTTCTACAATAATCGGCGTCCTCATAAGTCCTTTGACGGACGCAAGCCGATGGAGATATATCAAAGCGGTCCCACCCCAGAGGGGGTACCCCCTCTGGGGTGGACCCACAAGGCGGCGTAA
- a CDS encoding GlsB/YeaQ/YmgE family stress response membrane protein, whose protein sequence is MIGLFWFVLIGLVAGWLAGMLMKGGFGLIGDIVIGVIGAVIGGYVFGLLGINTGGLLGAIVTATVGAVILIFILRLFRRA, encoded by the coding sequence ATGATTGGTTTATTCTGGTTCGTATTGATAGGACTGGTTGCCGGCTGGCTGGCCGGGATGCTTATGAAAGGCGGATTCGGTCTCATCGGAGATATCGTCATCGGCGTTATTGGGGCGGTGATAGGCGGATACGTCTTCGGGCTTCTTGGGATCAACACAGGCGGACTGCTCGGGGCAATAGTCACTGCGACAGTAGGCGCGGTGATCCTGATTTTCATCCTGCGCCTGTTCAGAAGAGCCTGA
- a CDS encoding HU family DNA-binding protein, translating into MTKQELAKMLADRAGLDSVAQGGKVIDTVLESIKNELAVGGTVPLKGFGTFSTSDRKARTGRNPRTGQAIQIKAHRVAKFTPGSNLKKAANASPLSPDWLMLKDISSRVDELKGKIESKIKNPDQLGKEAKQYLDKAQAMYEDASDQIKKASDSSGKAWAEVKDGLDKAFIDLKDAWEKAKKHF; encoded by the coding sequence ATGACCAAGCAGGAATTGGCCAAAATGCTGGCCGACAGGGCTGGGCTGGATTCGGTTGCCCAGGGTGGCAAAGTGATCGACACCGTATTGGAGTCCATCAAGAATGAATTGGCTGTGGGCGGCACCGTTCCCCTCAAGGGGTTTGGAACGTTTTCAACCTCGGACAGAAAAGCTCGCACTGGCCGCAATCCCCGGACCGGCCAAGCCATCCAGATCAAGGCACACCGGGTAGCCAAGTTTACTCCGGGCAGCAACTTGAAAAAAGCTGCCAACGCCTCCCCTCTCAGTCCGGACTGGCTCATGTTGAAGGACATCTCCTCCCGGGTGGACGAATTGAAGGGCAAGATCGAATCCAAGATCAAGAATCCCGACCAACTCGGCAAGGAGGCCAAACAATACCTCGACAAGGCCCAGGCCATGTATGAGGACGCAAGCGATCAGATCAAGAAGGCTTCCGATTCCAGCGGTAAGGCTTGGGCGGAGGTCAAGGATGGCCTGGATAAGGCCTTCATCGATTTGAAGGATGCCTGGGAAAAGGCCAAGAAGCACTTTTAG
- a CDS encoding mechanosensitive ion channel domain-containing protein, which translates to METVIAITWLARIGLVVAILAGCVWASISFIKPNSSSVSLRESLLCSVKKRSRTLLPFTVAVLSAVVLVPLAGFNGQTDKAVTTALDVFLIILTGWAGTMGVYVLSDLIQCQYDITEKDNFSARQAHTKVKVLQRILVVLIWFLTLAGILMLFERFRMFGGALFASAGVVSIVLGFSAQKTFGAMIAGIQIALSHPINLDDVVIVEGEWGRIEEIKLTYVVVKTWDLRRIVVPVTYFLETPFQNWTKKSADIIGSVFIHADYTVPVGLLREELNRLCKQFQPLWDGKTCVLQITDAGPETITLRAIMSSPDASSAWDLRCKVREGLVQYMQENYPDSLPRRRIAMESGIPARPE; encoded by the coding sequence ATGGAAACTGTTATCGCAATTACATGGCTGGCGCGAATTGGATTGGTGGTTGCCATATTGGCTGGGTGTGTTTGGGCAAGTATTTCATTCATCAAACCGAATTCTTCAAGTGTCAGTTTAAGAGAATCACTTCTTTGCTCTGTAAAAAAACGGAGTCGGACACTGCTTCCATTCACGGTTGCAGTGTTGAGTGCTGTTGTGCTTGTTCCCCTCGCGGGATTCAATGGTCAGACAGATAAGGCGGTCACCACAGCGTTGGATGTTTTTCTGATTATTCTGACAGGATGGGCGGGGACAATGGGTGTTTATGTCCTGTCTGATCTGATTCAATGCCAATATGATATCACTGAGAAGGATAATTTTTCAGCACGACAGGCGCATACCAAGGTCAAGGTGCTACAGAGAATACTAGTGGTTCTTATCTGGTTTTTGACCTTGGCAGGGATACTGATGCTTTTTGAACGTTTCAGGATGTTTGGAGGGGCATTGTTTGCCTCAGCTGGAGTCGTCAGTATTGTGTTGGGGTTTTCTGCCCAAAAAACATTTGGTGCCATGATTGCTGGGATACAAATTGCACTTTCCCATCCAATCAATCTGGACGATGTCGTTATTGTTGAAGGCGAGTGGGGTCGTATCGAAGAGATAAAATTAACTTATGTAGTTGTAAAAACATGGGATTTAAGACGCATTGTTGTGCCGGTGACATACTTTCTGGAAACGCCTTTTCAGAATTGGACCAAGAAAAGTGCCGATATCATCGGTTCTGTGTTTATCCATGCAGACTACACGGTTCCAGTCGGTCTTTTGCGTGAGGAGCTCAATCGCCTATGCAAACAGTTTCAACCGCTTTGGGATGGGAAGACCTGCGTTCTGCAGATAACTGATGCAGGTCCTGAAACCATTACTTTGCGTGCAATAATGAGTTCGCCGGATGCATCTTCAGCCTGGGACCTGCGTTGCAAAGTCCGGGAAGGACTTGTTCAGTATATGCAGGAGAACTATCCCGACAGTTTGCCGAGGCGACGTATTGCAATGGAATCGGGAATACCAGCAAGGCCAGAATGA
- a CDS encoding LapA family protein produces the protein MQTSNSKLSIRVKAKLFGTLLLLLGFLLFLFQNIEHVEVSFLFWTISTPRALLLLATLSIGGIVGYLLAQAKYTHRPSNNSL, from the coding sequence ATGCAGACATCCAATTCAAAGCTGAGCATTCGGGTAAAAGCCAAGTTGTTTGGCACGTTGTTACTATTGCTAGGCTTTCTACTCTTTCTTTTTCAAAACATTGAACACGTCGAGGTATCCTTCCTTTTTTGGACAATCTCAACTCCACGGGCATTGTTGCTGTTGGCAACGTTGAGCATCGGCGGCATCGTGGGGTATCTGCTGGCACAAGCTAAATATACCCATCGCCCCAGCAACAACTCGCTTTAA